The genomic DNA ACTATACTCTCCCTATAAGCCTGTGACTCAACTCCTGAGTAATTTAACAAATCCACTCTTTCATTTTAAGCACATATTTCTTTGGGAAATGAGGTGGATAATTCCCTGGCGGATCTGCTTAGTCTTGACACTGTAAATTATGGGGTTCATCACAGGAGGTGCCAACAGGTAGATATTGGCCATGATAACGTGGACCAGTGGAGAGGCATGCTTGGCAAATCGATGGGTCATGGATACTCCAATCATGGGGACATAAAGCACCAGAACAGCCAGAATGTGGGATAGACAGTTATTGAGAGCCCGGAGCCGCTCAGTCCAGGAGGCTGTGCCCAAGATATTTTTCAGGATGAACGTGTAGGAGAGAATGATGAGCAGAGGGTCCATGACAATAATGAGCAAAACCAGAGCAAATCCATACCAGCTGTTGACCCGGATGTCAGCACAGACCAGGCGGATCATATCCTGGTGGAGGCAATAGGAGTGAGAGAGAAGATGGGAGTGGCAGAAAGGCAGGCGCTTGAGtaggaaaagggaagggagaacagCCAGGATACAGCGGCCAATGATGGCCAACCCAATCCTGCCAATGACTTCGCTGGTGAGGATGGTGGCATAATGGAGGGGGCGGCAGATGGCTACATAGCGATCAAAGGACATGGCCAATAGGACTGAAGATTCCATGAAAGAGAATGTATGAATGAAAAATACCTGTGCAAAGCAAGCTTCAAAGCCGATCTTGGGAATGTTGAACCAGAGAAGCTGCATGACTGTGGGCAAGGtggtgagggtgaggcccaggtcagtCAGGGTCAGCATGGAGAGAAACAGGTACATGGGCTGGTGGAGGGATGGCTCTGTGCGGATGACAGCGAGAATGGTGGTGTTCCCCACGATGGAGATGGTATAGAGGCAGCAGAAGGGGATGGAGATCCAGATGTGGAAAGCCTCAAATCCAGGGATGCCCGTGAGGATAAAGTAGAAGGGGACTTGGGTGCTGTTAGACACCTTGGACATGACCAATGAATGTACAGGGTCTTTGCTCAAAGAGAATCAGAAACATGAGAAACAGTGTTTGTCTTTATCATTTGCCCTAACCTGTATCCAAACAAAAGTTCAGAGTTATTGAATGTTAATTAAGGAAAGATTCAAGAACACCATGGTTGCTCTTCCTTGGCCTAACTCTGTAGAGATTGCTTTCATACAACTTGGATTCCTTTGATAATGCAACACATAGGAACTCATGagcaattctttattttattatttttttcctgattctatTTTCTCACTCCCATTCAGTTCTTAGTGCCCTGGAATCTGCCTTTCATCCAAGTCATGCTACCAATACTATTTTTACAATGACTGGGGGTGAACTCCTACACACAAACATCATTGCTACTATCTGGTCCTCCTCCTTTTTATCCAGTgtcttcttttgaattttcttttgacttttctaaCAGTATTCTCACCAGTTTCACTTTTTCTAAAGGcataatattctctttctctgttattCACTTCATTATGCACTAAGGTCATTATTCCTCTTGGTCAGTCCTTATTTCTCATGTATCCTTTTTATTCTCATTACTTGATGTCATCAGATATCAAGGCTTTCATTTGTGAAGTATCACAATATAACTGGAATCCAAAGGAAGTATGtacaggagaggagagagaggaatgtCCAAGTGAGGACAACCATGTATCTAGGTTCAGGCACTGCTCTAAGGCGATTATCTGTATTAGTTCTTGCAAGCCCCTAGCAAAAGCTTCcacccctccttctttccctgaGCACTCACAGAGGAGTCTTACTTGTGGTTTCTCTGGTCTGGTGGTGTCTTCTTCACTATCTGCAGCTTCTGCTTTCTGTTTGGCTGACATGATAGATCTCTTATAAGCTCCTGCAAATCTCGAGGCTGGAAGGTAGGGGAGATATGGCAGGTCCCCTCAGGATTACATGAAGAGGCATCTTGAGACCTGAGATCTCACTGGGAAGCCAGGAAGTCAGCTGTGTCCATGGGAGTCTTTGCTGCCCCTGGCACCCTCAGATAGTACAAGTCAGGACAACACACTGAAGTCCTGTTCTTAGAGCTTATTAAATATGATTTGAAACTACATGCTTATGCTTGGGGATGTATAATATCTCTAAAAATTACTTAGGAGAAACTCTCATCTATCAGTAATTTGAAATTGGGCAGAGTTATTGGAAGGAACAAGAGAGCTGCCGGTCAAAGCAATATTGTACACCACTTTCATGGAGCACACACCCTGCAGCAAACCCCTGGGACTAGAAAGAGAACTTGtttgtaattataaaataagtaaatggtgAAAGCacatcaaaactgaaatagaaaggaAGATTGTTCAATTATTAGTTGGCTATTTGGTGACTCACTTCGCAATTCACACAAAACTAAATTTCAAATAGATAAAGTATCAAATTAAATCACTAACAAAAGATCAAGAAAACCATATAAGAATTTACATATCTCATTGCAGGGGGCCCTAGCCTTCGCAGCAATAGACAAAAATCACAAAGGGTAAGATGAGTGGATGTGAGTACCAAAAATGAAACCTTTCTCTGTAACAGAAAAgtaatgaaattcaaaataaacttctaaaaatatttattaaaaacatgccATAGAAGGAATTGAtatcttaaatatagaaaagttaaatgtatcaaagtatttaaaaagctaaatattgttaatatttattaatattagtatCACAATAGGTTAACAGGAAAGACAAAGTTCACAACAAAGTTTTGAGAAGTTCacaacaaaaggagaaatacaaCAACCAGCAAGCACATGACAATATGCTTTACAATCAATATGTATCACAGCGAAATAATATAATTGTTGTTTTTAACCTTTCAAAAAAGCCAGAGGTCTTTTTATGACAACATGCTATGCAGATAAGGATATAACCATGCAGAAGGATTTGTGCTTTCCTGAGACACAATATGTGAAGTGAGACACAATATGACTTTAACCACCACTTTAAATCATTCTCATGCTTTGAGTAATAAAATTCACTCTGGAACAGAGTGATAAGGAAATCATTTTGaatgagaataaaattttattctaaaaatatgttACTTAGTCTTATCTGTAATGACAAAAAGTAGAAAGTGAATGGTCAAAAAATATtaaggtgtgtgtatgtgtgtgtgcgtgcgtgtatacacatatatatcatatacatatctTGATCATTAAAATTATAAGTATATGCAaccacatttgttttttaaatattatagtgTATAATTTGTGTTATATAGTGAAGTAAATAGAAATGTGCTTATTGCTTGGGTCTGTGCTAAGAGCCTGTGGGTAGTTGGCACTTAACTGAGATACAGAATGCTGcctgaaagtgtgtgtgtgtgtgtgtgtgtgtgtgtgtgtggcagaggTGGTGGTTGCAGGGTGTCACTAGCACAGGGGGTGGCAGGCAGTTAGTAAAGTTTTAGATACAATGAGTTTGAGATGATGCTGAGCCATCCTAATAGAGATGAAAATTGGGTATATGATtctgggaaaaaagagaggatttTAACCTGTGGATATAGATTTGGACATTATATGTACATTAAAGGTAATGAATACCATGATAATCAACAAGATAGCTAGAGAGAAAtaagagagggaaaaatcaaAGGGTTCAGAGAGATTCCTGAAAATTGTGCCACTTGATAGCCATGTGTTAAAAGGAATTTCATTTATGTCCTTGAGCTTAAGAAacttaacttttatatttatataatgtttctTTTCCCTAGGGCTATTGTCATGATTTAATTCCATAATTTGAACCATCCAGTTATCAGTGGCTGCTTTCATACTccattaataacaataatgataataatagcaacagCGGTATGTAAGTAATGAAGAGGGACAAAGACGGATTCCATGTtgagaggttttttgtttgtttgtttgtttaagccTGTTATGATTATCTCCCTTTGGAAAAAGGGAAAGTTAGGGCCATGggatacatgtaatatatattttgaatactctTATATAGGTAACAAAAGTAGATTGTCCTCAGCAGCAGATTAATATTGCTATTTTAGTGTACCTGTCCTTTGAGTCATGAATAAAGTTAAATTACATAGTaaggaaaagacattttctaGTAGCttactcttaaaaataagtaagggTGAACTATTGAATCTGACGTCACTACTTGAGAGAATATGAATCTATAGCCCTTTGATACCTGATGTGACACATTGTAAGTGAGTTGTACTCTAAGACCAGCTTCAATTTCCTGGATATGGCACAAAAACTCCACTGAACATAAGAACATTTTTTGAGACACACTTAAATAGGTGGTGGgatatttaagaatttattacAAAAAATGTATTACAGACTCTTAAAAGATTAAGACTTCCTAAAAGAATTATTAATCTATATGTAGTTTTGGGACTTGATTCTCTTTATTCCTGAATTATTGCTGTTACTGAGaacaatgtatagaattgtgtTTAGTGATTCAGAGGCGAGAGATGGGATGTGTAGCACAGGACATATCCTATATCTACCAGGAGGGGTAGTGGGTATTCCCACATCCTTTATATGTCTATATGCATGGGTTAATAGttaaaaatatcatgaaataaCATATATTAAGAGCAATCTGCACACTAAACTGTGATGTTTCTTTACTTACATTGAaaactgcttttcaaaaaaaaaaaaaaaagaaaactgcttttcACAGTCCTGGTTTTTTATCCTCTATTGATCCTATCTACAGTCTTAATGAAAATGCTCCCTGATGTTCCTTTATCAAAGATATTACTTCAAACCTAAGTCAGTTTAcagatgttttatatttaatattcattcaaACTAGTTTACAGAGGTATAATTatacacattttacaaatgaagaaactgtgCTTCCAAAAAGTTAAACTTTCTCAGCTCATTTATTAGTACCCAACAATATAAAAGCAAAGTTTGAGCCAGctaaaacgaacaaacaaacaaaaaccaagtcTAATTATAAACAACTCTCAGTTGTTTCTATACATTCATACTCCAGAGACATCTGGACACATCCAGAAATGTCCATCTTAGAGCTCCTACCTGTGTCTACCATCTTCCTTGAGTAATAGTTTCTATCTCTCTGAATCCCTAGTTCCACCATTGAGTTTAAGTGAACTCTGCTTTGGAAATTAGTTCAACAGTTTCTCAAACCCCAAGACTACATATACTTTGGCTTTTGATAtttggtgttaattttttttttcaagtagcaATGATCTCCacaatggttttcattttttaatttgacttCCTACTTTATCAAAGTTCTTGTAAATTCTTGCAGATTAAAATCACATGAGCCCCTGTGTTTAATTAAAAGCTGACATTTGCTTTAAAAGCATGTAGATGTCATAGctttaataactattttttgataaacttatttttaattggtgttcaatttgtcaacatacagaataacaccgtgcccatcccgtcaagtgcccacctcagtgcccgccacccagtcacccccaccccccacccacctccccgtccaccacccctagttcatttcccagagttaggagtctttcatgttctgtctccctttctgatatttcccacttattttttctcctttcccctttattccctttcactattttttatattccccaaatgaatgagaccatataatgtttgtccttctccaattgactcatttcactcagcataatacccttcagtcccatccatgttgaagcaaatggtgggtatttgtcgtctctaatggctgagtaatattccattgtatacatagaccacatcttctttatccattcatctttcgatggacaccgaggctccttccacagtttggctatcgtggacattgctgctagaaacatcggggtgcaggtgtcccggcgtttcattgcatttgtatctttggggtaaatccccagcagtgcaattgctgggtcatagggcagatctatttttaactctttgaagaacctccacacagttttccagagtggctgcaccagttcacattcctaccagcagtgcaggagggttcccctttctctacatcctctccaacatttgtcctttcctgtcttgttaattttccccattctcactggtgtgaggtggtatctcgttgtggttttgatttgtatttccctgatggcaagtgatgcagagcattttctcatgtgcttgttggccatgtctatgtcttcctctgtgagatttctgttcatgataACTATTTTTTGTACGGTAAGAGCATTTCAAGTTTATAAAGCAGAATCTTATGCATATTTAATGGCAGAATCACATACTTAATGGCAAAGGCATTGTTAAAGAATCAGAACAGGGATTACgtactaaataatatttttaaacacgTTTTTTCCCTCAAAGTCATATGGTtagtaaagaataaaatagggTAAAGGactttaggtttttaaatttcctgtcaAGGAAttatgatttctatttatttacatagAAACTTCTTATGCAATAACTGCTATTTCCCCCATCTGTGTTACTTATACTTTTGATGGAGGTAGTCCCTGCTCTTGACTCCATgctattaaataaaattactccTATAATCCTATACTCCAATCATTAGTACACTTTCCTTTGGAAAAGTACATGGAAGATTCCCTGGCGGATTTGCTTAGTCTTGACACTGTAAATGATGGGGTTCATCACAGGAGGTGCCAACAGGTAGACATTGGCCATGATAACATGGACCAGTGGAGAGGCATGCTTGGCAAATCGATGGGTCATGGATACTCCAATCATGGGGACATAAAGCACCAGAACAG from Canis aureus isolate CA01 chromosome 23, VMU_Caureus_v.1.0, whole genome shotgun sequence includes the following:
- the LOC144295371 gene encoding olfactory receptor 51Q1-like; the protein is MSKVSNSTQVPFYFILTGIPGFEAFHIWISIPFCCLYTISIVGNTTILAVIRTEPSLHQPMYLFLSMLTLTDLGLTLTTLPTVMQLLWFNIPKIGFEACFAQVFFIHTFSFMESSVLLAMSFDRYVAICRPLHYATILTSEVIGRIGLAIIGRCILAVLPSLFLLKRLPFCHSHLLSHSYCLHQDMIRLVCADIRVNSWYGFALVLLIIVMDPLLIILSYTFILKNILGTASWTERLRALNNCLSHILAVLVLYVPMIGVSMTHRFAKHASPLVHVIMANIYLLAPPVMNPIIYSVKTKQIRQGIIHLISQRNMCLK